A stretch of Haloprofundus halophilus DNA encodes these proteins:
- the thsA gene encoding thermosome subunit alpha, with product MQQPMFILAEGSERTRGQAAQDSNIRAGKAVANAVRTTLGPRGMDKMLVDSSGEVVITNDGATILNEMDIEHPAAQMIVEVSQTQEDEVGDGTTTAAVLTGELLAQAEDLLEADLHPTVIVEGYHEAARLAQEAIDSQVLDIDLEDDILEQVAESSMTGKGTGDVTADVLAKQVVKAVRQVADGDRIDRDDIHVHTRTGASSSATELVEGVVIDKEPVSDNMPRTVEDATAVVLDMKLDVRKAEADTEYNITNVDQLNAAIEAEDTELRGYAKTLADAGVDVVFCTKSIDDRVAGYLADAGILAFKSVKKSDARALARTTGAKRLGSLSDLDESDFGHVDSVRVKKFGDDELTFIEGGEAAKAVTLFLRGGTEHVVDELERAMNDAVDVVIAALDKGGVVPGAGATEVAISDYIRSESAGIEGRKQLAVTAFADAVDSLPRTLAENTGMDSIDALVDLRAAHDRDGRAGIISAGRAGEIGDPVEAGILDPAAVKREAVESATEAATMIVRIDDVIAAE from the coding sequence ATGCAGCAACCGATGTTTATCCTGGCAGAGGGCAGCGAGCGAACGCGCGGACAGGCCGCCCAGGACTCGAACATTCGAGCGGGGAAGGCCGTCGCCAACGCCGTCCGAACGACGCTCGGGCCCCGCGGGATGGACAAGATGCTCGTCGACTCCTCCGGAGAGGTCGTCATCACCAACGACGGGGCGACCATCCTCAACGAGATGGACATCGAACACCCCGCCGCGCAGATGATCGTCGAAGTGTCGCAGACGCAGGAGGACGAGGTCGGCGACGGGACCACGACGGCCGCCGTCCTGACCGGCGAACTCCTCGCGCAGGCCGAGGACCTCCTCGAAGCCGACCTTCACCCGACGGTCATCGTCGAGGGCTACCACGAGGCCGCCCGTCTCGCCCAGGAGGCTATCGACTCGCAGGTGCTCGACATCGACCTCGAAGACGACATCCTCGAACAGGTCGCCGAGTCCTCGATGACCGGGAAGGGAACCGGCGACGTCACCGCCGACGTGCTGGCGAAGCAGGTCGTCAAGGCGGTCCGACAGGTGGCAGACGGCGACCGAATCGACCGCGACGACATCCACGTCCACACCCGGACCGGCGCGAGCTCCAGCGCGACCGAACTCGTCGAGGGCGTCGTCATCGACAAGGAACCCGTCAGCGACAACATGCCGCGCACGGTCGAGGACGCCACCGCCGTCGTCCTCGACATGAAACTTGACGTCCGGAAGGCCGAGGCCGACACCGAGTACAACATCACGAACGTCGACCAACTCAACGCCGCCATCGAAGCCGAGGACACCGAACTCCGCGGCTACGCGAAGACGCTCGCCGACGCCGGCGTCGACGTCGTGTTCTGCACGAAGTCCATCGACGACCGCGTCGCCGGCTACCTCGCCGACGCGGGCATCCTCGCGTTCAAGAGCGTGAAGAAGTCCGACGCCCGCGCGCTCGCTCGGACGACCGGCGCGAAGCGTCTCGGCTCGCTCTCGGACCTCGACGAGTCCGACTTCGGCCACGTCGACAGTGTACGGGTGAAGAAGTTCGGCGACGACGAACTCACGTTCATCGAGGGCGGCGAGGCGGCGAAGGCCGTCACGCTGTTCCTCCGCGGCGGCACCGAACACGTCGTCGACGAACTCGAACGCGCGATGAACGACGCCGTCGACGTGGTCATCGCCGCGCTCGACAAGGGCGGCGTCGTCCCCGGCGCGGGCGCGACCGAGGTCGCCATCTCCGACTACATCCGCTCGGAGTCGGCGGGTATCGAAGGGCGCAAGCAGCTCGCGGTCACCGCCTTCGCCGACGCCGTCGACAGCCTCCCGCGCACGCTCGCCGAGAACACCGGCATGGACTCCATCGACGCGCTGGTCGACCTGCGCGCCGCCCACGACAGGGACGGCCGCGCCGGCATCATCTCGGCGGGCCGCGCCGGCGAGATCGGCGACCCCGTCGAAGCCGGCATCCTCGACCCCGCCGCCGTCAAGCGCGAGGCCGTCGAGTCGGCCACCGAGGCCGCGACGATGATCGTCCGCATCGACGACGTCATCGCCGCCGAGTAG
- the trpA gene encoding tryptophan synthase subunit alpha, translated as MSRIPEAFADGPAFIPYLAVGDPDYESSIEYVEALERGGADVVELGLPFSEPVAEGPTIQNAVVRALEGGMTPTRFFEFVEELDVDVPLVCMTYYNLIYRYGDDDGNRPRAFVEKAAEVGLDGFVVPDLPAEEAGPLREACDEFDLDLVFIVAPTTEGERLERIMEQVSGYVYVQARLGVTGARSDVSTQTDESLARLDEWDVPKAVGFGIKTGEHAERIVAGGADGIIVGSALVDIVAEGHENGDSAETVASRLETKARELSEGASRGFAQRPPHPERT; from the coding sequence ATGAGCCGCATCCCCGAGGCGTTCGCCGACGGACCCGCGTTCATCCCGTACCTCGCCGTCGGCGACCCCGACTACGAGTCGTCCATCGAGTACGTCGAGGCGCTCGAACGCGGCGGCGCGGACGTCGTCGAACTCGGCCTCCCCTTCTCGGAACCGGTCGCGGAGGGACCGACGATACAGAACGCGGTCGTCCGGGCGCTCGAGGGCGGCATGACGCCGACGCGGTTCTTCGAGTTCGTCGAGGAGCTTGACGTCGACGTGCCGCTGGTCTGCATGACCTACTACAACCTCATCTACCGCTACGGCGACGACGACGGGAACCGACCGCGCGCGTTCGTCGAGAAGGCCGCAGAAGTCGGACTCGACGGCTTCGTCGTCCCGGACCTTCCCGCCGAGGAGGCCGGCCCGCTCCGCGAGGCGTGCGACGAGTTCGACCTCGACCTCGTGTTCATCGTCGCGCCGACGACGGAGGGCGAACGGCTGGAGCGAATCATGGAGCAGGTCTCTGGTTACGTCTACGTCCAGGCGCGCCTCGGCGTCACCGGGGCGCGCAGCGACGTATCAACGCAGACCGACGAGAGTCTCGCGCGACTCGACGAGTGGGACGTGCCGAAGGCCGTCGGCTTCGGCATCAAGACCGGCGAACACGCCGAGCGCATCGTCGCCGGCGGCGCGGACGGCATCATCGTCGGCAGCGCGCTCGTCGATATCGTGGCTGAAGGCCACGAGAACGGCGACTCGGCCGAAACCGTCGCCAGCCGCCTCGAAACGAAGGCGCGCGAACTGAGCGAGGGTGCTTCTCGCGGGTTCGCGCAACGCCCACCGCATCCGGAACGCACATAA
- a CDS encoding trimeric intracellular cation channel family protein produces MVDAFSVMNVVGLVAFAVVGSLKAADADLDLFGVAVLGVLTALGGGTMRDVLVGRTPASLQSVSEMSVAVVGVGLAVFLSSLASRRLRDHPTIQVPDAIGLAAFAATGALVGFEAGLSPYGVVVLATLTAVGGGSLADLLLTRVPAVLREDFYATPALLGGVVFWLLVEVNVSTDLAATVCAGFVLTVRLVALRYGWSLPRV; encoded by the coding sequence ATGGTTGACGCGTTCTCGGTGATGAACGTCGTCGGCCTCGTCGCCTTCGCGGTCGTCGGGTCGCTGAAGGCCGCCGACGCCGACCTCGACCTGTTCGGCGTGGCCGTCCTCGGGGTGCTGACCGCGCTCGGCGGCGGGACGATGCGCGACGTGCTCGTCGGCCGGACGCCCGCGTCGCTCCAGTCGGTCAGCGAGATGAGCGTCGCGGTCGTCGGCGTCGGCCTCGCGGTGTTCCTCTCGTCGCTCGCTTCGCGTCGGTTGCGCGACCACCCGACGATACAGGTGCCCGACGCCATCGGGCTGGCCGCCTTCGCGGCGACCGGTGCGCTCGTCGGGTTCGAGGCGGGCCTGTCACCGTACGGCGTGGTCGTCCTCGCGACGCTGACCGCCGTCGGCGGCGGAAGCCTCGCCGACCTCCTCCTGACGCGCGTCCCGGCCGTCCTCCGCGAGGACTTCTACGCGACGCCCGCGCTGCTCGGCGGCGTCGTGTTCTGGCTGCTCGTCGAGGTGAACGTCTCCACCGACCTCGCCGCGACCGTCTGTGCGGGGTTCGTCCTCACCGTCCGGCTGGTCGCGCTCCGGTACGGCTGGTCGCTCCCGCGGGTGTGA
- a CDS encoding nicotinamide-nucleotide adenylyltransferase translates to MRGFYIGRFQPYHNGHHHMVEEIATEVDELVLGIGSAGDSHSPRNPFTAGERVLMLTKSLSEFDLTTYVVPIEDLERNSVWVSHVQSMSPSFDVAYSNNPLVVQLFNEAGVEVRQSPMFRREVLEGTELRERMIRDRNWQHLVPSSVVDVVEEIDGIERIQRVSDSDANGDGNADPA, encoded by the coding sequence ATGCGGGGGTTCTACATCGGTCGGTTCCAGCCGTACCACAACGGCCACCACCACATGGTCGAAGAGATCGCCACCGAAGTCGACGAACTCGTCCTCGGTATCGGGAGCGCGGGCGACTCACACAGTCCGCGTAACCCCTTCACCGCGGGCGAGCGCGTCCTGATGCTGACGAAGTCGCTGTCCGAGTTCGACCTCACGACGTACGTCGTCCCCATCGAGGACCTCGAACGAAACTCCGTCTGGGTGAGCCACGTCCAGAGCATGTCGCCGAGTTTCGACGTCGCGTACTCGAACAACCCGCTCGTCGTCCAGTTGTTCAACGAGGCGGGCGTGGAAGTGCGCCAGTCGCCGATGTTCCGGCGCGAGGTGCTCGAGGGGACCGAACTCCGCGAACGGATGATTCGGGACCGAAACTGGCAGCATCTCGTCCCCTCGTCCGTCGTCGACGTCGTCGAGGAGATAGACGGAATCGAGCGCATCCAGCGCGTCAGCGACTCCGACGCCAACGGCGACGGCAACGCCGACCCCGCGTGA
- the trpC gene encoding indole-3-glycerol phosphate synthase, with protein MNDTADVAPAVRSILAAARDRDGGSERLSVDARSLPRAFAAAESDGRVPVIAEVKPTSPTTEGTREDDPVELAQQMVDGGAAALSVLTEPEHFGGSTENLRRIREAVDVPVLRKDFVVREDQLDLVESDVVLLIARFVDDLSGLLDAAEARDFQALVEVHDGDELSEAVAAGASIIGVNNRDLAKLEVDLSTFESVAPAVPEDVTLVAESGVTTPEDARRMRDAGADGLLVGSAIMAGDVRTETEKFVNAEAHE; from the coding sequence ATGAACGACACAGCGGACGTCGCCCCGGCGGTGCGCTCGATTCTCGCCGCCGCGCGCGACAGAGACGGCGGGAGCGAACGGCTCTCGGTCGACGCGCGGTCGTTGCCCCGCGCGTTCGCCGCCGCCGAGAGCGACGGACGAGTTCCCGTCATCGCCGAGGTGAAACCGACGAGTCCGACCACCGAGGGGACGCGAGAGGACGACCCGGTCGAACTCGCCCAGCAGATGGTCGACGGCGGCGCGGCGGCGCTGTCGGTGCTCACCGAACCCGAACATTTCGGCGGGTCGACCGAGAACCTCCGACGGATTCGTGAGGCCGTCGACGTGCCCGTCCTGCGCAAGGATTTCGTCGTCCGAGAGGACCAGTTGGACCTCGTCGAATCCGACGTGGTGCTTCTCATCGCGCGGTTCGTCGACGACCTCTCCGGACTCTTGGACGCGGCCGAAGCCCGCGACTTCCAGGCGCTCGTCGAAGTCCACGACGGCGACGAACTGAGCGAGGCCGTCGCGGCAGGTGCCTCGATAATCGGCGTCAACAACCGCGACCTGGCGAAGTTGGAGGTCGACCTCTCGACTTTCGAGTCCGTCGCGCCCGCGGTCCCCGAGGACGTGACCCTCGTCGCCGAGAGCGGCGTGACGACGCCCGAGGACGCCCGACGGATGCGCGACGCGGGCGCGGACGGACTGCTCGTCGGGTCGGCCATCATGGCGGGCGACGTGCGAACGGAGACCGAGAAGTTCGTCAACGCGGAGGCCCACGAGTAA
- a CDS encoding MGMT family protein yields the protein MEDAGIYARESPTLDSVVQLGVVGGRVINVSFPDSVPDDAEPDHPILDRIFDYLGGAEDHFDDAPVALTVPTDQRSVLEATRNVPHGETISVERLARLAGLDADDEEDVRLVETALRENPVPLLIPDHRIQAEGATPEGVAAALRRVEQG from the coding sequence ATGGAAGACGCAGGAATCTACGCGCGCGAGTCGCCGACGCTCGACTCCGTCGTCCAACTCGGCGTCGTCGGCGGTCGCGTCATCAACGTCTCGTTCCCCGACTCGGTCCCCGACGACGCCGAACCCGACCATCCCATCTTGGACCGCATCTTCGACTACCTCGGCGGCGCGGAGGACCACTTCGACGACGCCCCCGTCGCGTTGACCGTACCGACCGACCAGCGGAGCGTGTTGGAAGCGACCCGAAACGTCCCCCACGGCGAGACGATTTCGGTTGAACGACTGGCGCGGTTGGCCGGACTCGACGCCGACGACGAGGAAGACGTTCGACTGGTCGAGACGGCGCTTCGAGAGAATCCGGTTCCGCTCTTGATTCCCGACCACCGGATTCAGGCAGAGGGGGCGACGCCCGAGGGCGTTGCGGCGGCGTTGCGGCGGGTCGAACAGGGGTAA
- the lonB gene encoding ATP-dependent protease LonB, with amino-acid sequence MSNDMDKDDSLPEQGADESAPASEEDVTDPVDDGADERTIDDLGSDVEVSAEVADDVDEDDLLGGLKIETTEDIEVPDRLVDQVIGQEHARDVILKAAKQRRHVMMIGSPGTGKSMLAKAMSELLPKEELQDVLVYHNPDDGNEPKVRTVPAGKGEQIVEAHKEEARKRNQMRSFLMWIIIAVVVGYSLIIAQQVLLGILAAGIIFLAFRYGSRGSDAMIPNLLVNNADTSTAPFEDATGAHAGALLGDVRHDPFQSGGMETPSHDRVEAGAIHKANKGVLFIDEINTLDIRSQQHLMTAIQEREFSITGQSERSSGAMVQTEPVPTDFVMVAAGNLDAMENMHPALRSRIKGYGYEVYMDDTIEDTPEMRRKYARFVAQEVAKDGRLPSFNEAAIEEIILEARRRAGRKGHLTLELRNLGGLVRVAGDMARAEDAEFTTREHVLQAKGRSRSIEQQLADDFIQRRKDYELSVNEGYVTGRVNGLAVMGEDSGIVLPVMAEVTPSQGPGTVIATGQLKEMAQEAVDNVSAIIKKFSDENISEKDIHIQFVQAGQGGVDGDSASITVAAAVISALENVGVDQSLAMTGSLSVRGDVLPVGGVTHKIEAAAKAGMDRVIIPKANEQDVMIEDEYKEMIEIIPVSHISEVLDVALEGEPEKDSLVDRLKSITGSAFEKQGTPSPSNPSPQ; translated from the coding sequence ATGAGCAACGACATGGACAAAGACGACAGCCTCCCGGAACAGGGGGCAGACGAGTCCGCGCCGGCGTCCGAAGAGGACGTCACGGACCCCGTCGACGACGGGGCCGACGAGCGGACCATCGACGACCTCGGAAGCGACGTCGAGGTGTCGGCCGAAGTGGCCGACGACGTCGACGAGGACGACCTCCTCGGTGGTCTCAAAATCGAGACGACCGAAGACATCGAGGTCCCCGACCGACTCGTCGATCAGGTCATCGGACAGGAGCACGCTCGCGACGTCATCCTGAAAGCGGCCAAGCAGCGTCGCCACGTCATGATGATCGGCTCTCCGGGCACCGGGAAGTCGATGCTGGCGAAGGCGATGAGCGAACTCCTCCCGAAGGAGGAGCTTCAGGACGTTCTCGTGTACCACAACCCCGACGACGGTAACGAACCGAAGGTTCGGACCGTCCCCGCGGGGAAGGGTGAACAGATCGTCGAGGCCCACAAAGAGGAAGCCAGAAAGCGCAACCAGATGCGCTCGTTCCTCATGTGGATCATCATCGCGGTGGTCGTGGGTTACTCGCTCATCATCGCCCAGCAGGTCCTCTTGGGTATCCTCGCGGCCGGCATCATCTTCCTCGCGTTCCGCTACGGCTCCCGCGGTAGCGACGCGATGATCCCGAACCTCCTGGTGAACAACGCCGACACGTCGACGGCCCCGTTCGAGGACGCCACCGGCGCGCACGCCGGTGCGCTGCTCGGCGACGTCCGTCACGACCCGTTCCAGTCCGGCGGGATGGAGACGCCGAGTCACGACCGCGTCGAAGCGGGCGCGATTCACAAGGCGAACAAAGGCGTGCTGTTCATCGACGAGATCAACACGCTCGACATCCGCTCCCAGCAGCACCTGATGACGGCGATTCAGGAGCGCGAGTTCTCCATCACCGGCCAGTCCGAGCGCTCCTCGGGCGCGATGGTCCAGACCGAGCCCGTGCCGACGGACTTCGTGATGGTCGCGGCGGGGAACCTCGACGCGATGGAGAACATGCACCCGGCGCTGCGCTCCCGCATCAAGGGGTACGGCTACGAGGTGTACATGGACGACACCATCGAGGACACGCCGGAGATGCGCCGCAAGTACGCGCGCTTCGTCGCCCAGGAGGTCGCCAAGGACGGTCGCCTCCCCTCGTTCAACGAGGCGGCTATCGAGGAGATCATCCTCGAGGCCCGTCGCCGCGCGGGTCGGAAAGGCCACCTCACGCTCGAACTGCGTAACTTGGGCGGGTTGGTCCGCGTCGCGGGCGACATGGCCCGCGCCGAGGACGCCGAGTTCACCACCCGCGAGCACGTGCTGCAGGCGAAGGGTCGCTCGCGCAGCATCGAACAGCAGCTCGCGGACGACTTCATCCAGCGGCGCAAGGACTACGAGCTCTCGGTCAACGAGGGCTACGTCACCGGCCGCGTCAACGGACTCGCGGTCATGGGCGAGGACTCCGGCATCGTCCTCCCCGTGATGGCCGAAGTGACCCCTTCGCAGGGTCCCGGCACGGTCATCGCCACCGGTCAGCTCAAGGAGATGGCCCAGGAGGCCGTCGACAACGTCTCGGCCATCATCAAGAAGTTCTCCGACGAGAACATCTCCGAGAAGGACATCCACATCCAGTTCGTGCAGGCCGGACAGGGCGGCGTCGACGGCGACTCGGCCTCCATCACCGTCGCGGCCGCCGTCATCAGCGCGCTGGAGAACGTCGGCGTCGACCAGTCGCTGGCGATGACCGGTTCGCTGTCGGTCCGCGGCGACGTGCTCCCGGTCGGCGGGGTCACCCACAAGATCGAGGCCGCCGCCAAAGCGGGCATGGACCGCGTCATCATCCCGAAGGCGAACGAGCAGGACGTGATGATCGAGGACGAGTACAAGGAGATGATCGAGATCATCCCCGTCAGCCACATCAGCGAAGTGCTCGACGTGGCGCTCGAAGGCGAACCCGAGAAGGATTCGCTCGTCGACCGCCTCAAGAGCATCACCGGCTCCGCGTTCGAGAAGCAGGGCACCCCGAGCCCCTCGAACCCCAGCCCGCAGTAG
- a CDS encoding CPBP family glutamic-type intramembrane protease, protein MADWTTFAGFAGVVLFLLLLLARASQGVVSDGNAARDDNAAGDETTDTDENGTEREPVVGATSVDTASADSGVFAGPSDADTDAAESPTVTAAESTAGDAPSDVAAVDGERDTTPVAERPERLEDAEFPGRVRYGPAPARQAGDDGADSTDIGLGAAGDLSTGALLANVALSQGLFAGLLLAGAWVAEIPASAFGVTAATTDLAALGLGVAFGVGLYVLNEAAAMVGERFDLGGGEALREALAPDSVGGWAVLLLVVLPVIAGFEELLFRGALIGVLSTGFGLSPWLLALLSSVAFGLGHGAQGPVGVLVTGAIGFVLAAAFVLTESLLVVVVAHYLVNALEFVVHEGLGWEWTGRERTS, encoded by the coding sequence ATGGCCGACTGGACGACGTTCGCGGGATTCGCGGGCGTCGTCCTCTTCCTCCTCCTCTTGTTGGCTCGCGCATCGCAAGGAGTCGTGAGCGACGGTAACGCCGCCCGCGACGACAATGCCGCCGGTGACGAGACTACTGATACCGACGAGAACGGTACCGAACGCGAACCCGTCGTCGGAGCGACGAGCGTCGATACCGCGTCCGCTGATTCCGGCGTCTTCGCCGGCCCCTCCGATGCCGATACCGATGCTGCCGAGAGTCCCACCGTCACTGCCGCCGAGAGTACCGCCGGCGACGCGCCATCCGACGTGGCTGCCGTCGACGGCGAGAGAGATACTACCCCCGTCGCCGAGCGCCCGGAGCGCCTCGAAGACGCGGAGTTCCCGGGACGAGTGCGGTACGGACCGGCACCCGCTCGACAGGCCGGCGACGACGGCGCGGACTCCACAGACATCGGCCTCGGTGCGGCCGGCGACCTCTCGACGGGGGCGCTGTTGGCGAACGTCGCGCTCTCGCAAGGGTTGTTCGCCGGACTGTTGCTCGCCGGAGCGTGGGTCGCGGAGATTCCCGCCTCGGCGTTCGGCGTCACCGCGGCGACGACGGATCTCGCCGCGCTGGGCCTCGGCGTCGCGTTCGGCGTCGGTCTCTACGTCCTCAACGAAGCCGCGGCGATGGTCGGCGAGCGGTTCGACTTGGGCGGTGGTGAAGCGCTCCGCGAGGCGCTAGCGCCCGACTCCGTCGGCGGGTGGGCGGTTCTTCTCTTGGTCGTGCTTCCCGTCATCGCCGGATTCGAGGAGCTGTTGTTCCGCGGCGCGCTCATCGGCGTGCTCTCCACGGGGTTCGGCCTCTCTCCGTGGCTTCTCGCCCTTCTGTCTTCGGTCGCCTTCGGCCTCGGCCACGGCGCTCAGGGACCGGTCGGTGTCCTCGTCACCGGCGCGATCGGCTTCGTCCTCGCGGCGGCGTTCGTCCTCACCGAGAGCCTGCTCGTCGTCGTGGTCGCGCACTACCTCGTCAACGCGCTGGAGTTCGTCGTCCACGAGGGCTTGGGGTGGGAGTGGACCGGACGGGAACGAACGAGTTAG
- the trpB gene encoding tryptophan synthase subunit beta, translated as MSTSDGKFGRYGGQYVPEALMPAIEELEDAYERYVLNNEDGFMDEFRQRLRDFGGRPTPTQYAERLSERYGRDVYMKREDLVHGGAHKLNNALGQVLLAKYMGKDRIIAETGAGQHGTATAMACAHLDFDCEVYMGERDINRQRPNVFRMKINGAEVNPVTVGRGTLKEAISETMRDWATNVEDTHYVIGSVVGPHPFPAMVRDFQSVISEEAREQMRERAGTLPDSVLACAGGGSNTMGAFAEFVDDDGVDLYAVEAGGSSLSVDEEKGVAPNSASLSTGGEGVLHGARTKLLQDRDGQIMESHSVSSGLDYAGVGPELAYLVDEERVTPVNVDDDGALEAFHRLSRMEGVIPALETAHAFAYLEDEHGNLGETVLVNVSGRGDKDLESVIEETEKRGIENAPDMSMFSGGLR; from the coding sequence ATGAGCACGAGCGACGGGAAGTTCGGCCGCTACGGCGGCCAGTACGTCCCCGAGGCGCTGATGCCCGCCATCGAGGAACTGGAGGACGCCTACGAGCGGTACGTCCTGAACAACGAGGACGGCTTCATGGACGAGTTCCGACAGCGACTCCGCGACTTCGGCGGACGACCGACGCCGACGCAGTACGCCGAGCGGTTGTCGGAGCGCTACGGCCGCGACGTGTACATGAAGCGCGAGGACCTCGTCCACGGCGGCGCGCACAAACTCAACAACGCGCTCGGACAGGTCTTGCTGGCGAAGTACATGGGCAAAGACCGCATCATCGCCGAAACCGGCGCGGGTCAGCACGGAACCGCGACGGCGATGGCCTGCGCACATCTCGACTTCGACTGCGAGGTGTACATGGGCGAACGCGACATCAACCGCCAGCGACCGAACGTCTTCCGGATGAAGATAAACGGCGCGGAGGTCAACCCTGTCACTGTCGGCCGCGGAACCCTCAAAGAGGCCATCTCGGAGACGATGCGCGACTGGGCGACGAACGTCGAAGACACCCACTACGTCATCGGCTCCGTCGTCGGCCCGCACCCCTTCCCGGCGATGGTCCGCGACTTCCAGTCCGTGATCTCGGAGGAGGCCCGCGAACAGATGCGAGAACGGGCGGGGACGCTCCCCGACTCGGTGCTCGCGTGCGCGGGCGGAGGTTCGAACACGATGGGCGCGTTCGCGGAGTTCGTCGACGACGACGGCGTCGACCTGTACGCCGTCGAGGCCGGCGGGTCGTCGCTGTCGGTCGACGAAGAGAAAGGCGTCGCACCCAACTCCGCGTCGCTGTCGACGGGCGGCGAGGGCGTCCTTCACGGCGCGCGCACCAAACTGCTACAGGACCGCGACGGGCAGATTATGGAGTCTCACAGCGTCTCCTCGGGGCTCGATTACGCCGGCGTCGGCCCGGAACTCGCCTATCTCGTCGACGAAGAGCGCGTGACGCCGGTGAACGTCGACGACGACGGGGCGCTGGAAGCGTTTCACCGTCTCTCGCGGATGGAGGGCGTCATCCCGGCGCTGGAGACGGCGCACGCCTTTGCGTACTTGGAGGATGAGCACGGGAACCTCGGCGAAACAGTCCTCGTAAACGTCTCCGGCCGCGGTGACAAGGACCTCGAATCGGTCATCGAAGAGACCGAGAAGCGAGGTATCGAGAACGCGCCGGACATGTCGATGTTCTCGGGAGGGCTCCGATGA
- a CDS encoding SAM hydrolase/SAM-dependent halogenase family protein, with translation MITLASDFGTPYPAAMKGVVLSKTDARLVDVAHDFPRQDVRTAAFWLREVLPYFPPAVHLAVVDPGVGTDRAAVVVRAGDHALVGPDNGLLLPAARRFAERQDESDEGGEPTEIELFDYAYENPDSATFHGRDVFAPAAAAVHEVGVDAVESLDAVSPTGEFVDLSFPAPEVGERAATGEVLVVDDFGNAVTNLPGDLLDGRDVATVDSERVPVGASFAAVAPGERLLTVGSHGNVELAVNRGRGDDAFGVGVGDEVRLGCDG, from the coding sequence ATGATTACGCTCGCCTCCGACTTCGGCACCCCGTACCCCGCCGCGATGAAGGGCGTCGTCCTCTCGAAGACGGACGCCCGTCTCGTCGACGTCGCCCACGACTTCCCCCGGCAGGACGTCCGAACCGCCGCCTTCTGGCTCCGGGAGGTGCTTCCGTACTTTCCGCCCGCCGTCCACCTCGCCGTCGTCGACCCCGGCGTCGGCACCGACCGCGCCGCCGTCGTCGTCCGCGCGGGCGACCACGCGCTCGTCGGCCCGGACAACGGCCTCCTGCTCCCGGCGGCGCGTCGATTCGCCGAACGACAGGACGAGAGCGACGAAGGCGGGGAACCCACCGAAATCGAACTGTTCGACTACGCCTACGAGAACCCCGACTCCGCGACGTTCCACGGTCGGGACGTGTTCGCGCCCGCCGCCGCCGCGGTCCACGAAGTCGGCGTCGACGCGGTCGAATCGCTCGACGCCGTCTCCCCGACCGGCGAGTTCGTCGACCTCTCGTTTCCCGCCCCCGAGGTCGGCGAACGCGCGGCGACGGGCGAAGTGCTCGTCGTCGACGACTTCGGCAACGCCGTCACGAACCTCCCGGGCGACCTCCTCGACGGCCGCGACGTTGCGACCGTCGACAGCGAGCGGGTCCCGGTCGGCGCGTCGTTCGCCGCCGTCGCCCCCGGCGAACGCCTCCTGACGGTCGGGAGTCACGGCAACGTCGAACTGGCGGTCAACCGCGGCCGCGGCGACGACGCGTTCGGCGTCGGCGTCGGCGACGAGGTCCGACTCGGGTGCGATGGTTGA